One genomic window of Lynx canadensis isolate LIC74 chromosome F2, mLynCan4.pri.v2, whole genome shotgun sequence includes the following:
- the LOC115505980 gene encoding thymosin beta-4-like has protein sequence MTDKPDMAEIEKFDKSKLKKTETQEKNPLPSKETIEQEKQAGKS, from the coding sequence ATGACTGACAAACCTGATATGGCTGAGATTGAGAAATTTGATAAGTCgaaactgaagaagacagaaaCGCAAGAGAAAAATCCACTGCCTTCAAAAGAAACGATTGAACAGGAGAAGCAAGCAGGCAAATCGTAA